The DNA window CCAGCGGCCGCCCTCCTTCACGAGCACCCCGGAGCCCCGGGCGGGGCCCATGTTCGGCGTGTCGAGCACCTCGTCGAACCAGGCCACCGTCCCCTCCTTGGAGAAGAAGAGGTTGCGGGACACCACGCGGAAGCTCCACGCCTTGCCCTGCGAGAAGTAGGGCTTGGCCCAGGCGCGGAACGCGTCCCGGTTCCACCGCTCGGTGGCATCCGTGCCCAGGAACACGGCATCGGCGGTGAAGTGGCCAAAGTAGCGCGCCTCGTCCGCCTCGGCGGCGGCCTTGTGCCAGTCATCGAGCACGGCGGCGGGCGCGGCGGCGGGCGCGGCGGCCTTCTTCGGGACCTCCGGGGCGGCGGACACGAGCGACAGGCACAGCAGGGAGGTGAGAAACACGGGAGGGCTCCAGAACGCGAGGGTTCGCGGTATGAAGCGCGACGGCGCGGGCGCGGGTCAAGCGTCCCCGGAACAAGGCGGTGCACGTGGTTCTCGAAAGCTTCCAGGTGGGTGAGGGCGAGGTGCCCACGGTGTTGCTGCACGGCTTCCTCGGCTCGGGGCGCAACCTGCGCTCGCTGGCGGTGGCCTGGAGCGAGGCGGAGCCCCAGCGCCGCTTCCTGTTGCCGGACCTGACGGGCCACGGCACCTCCCCGGCCCTGCCCCCCG is part of the Stigmatella aurantiaca genome and encodes:
- a CDS encoding nuclear transport factor 2 family protein, which gives rise to MFLTSLLCLSLVSAAPEVPKKAAAPAAAPAAVLDDWHKAAAEADEARYFGHFTADAVFLGTDATERWNRDAFRAWAKPYFSQGKAWSFRVVSRNLFFSKEGTVAWFDEVLDTPNMGPARGSGVLVKEGGRWKISQYNLSVPIPNALLTDFKDRIEAHLKAPSAPAK